A window from Gymnogyps californianus isolate 813 chromosome 27, ASM1813914v2, whole genome shotgun sequence encodes these proteins:
- the PTPN7 gene encoding tyrosine-protein phosphatase non-receptor type 7 — MVQACLVCSRVHNSSLPARAAGADMDKTDKPSPSAKKHVRLQERRGSNVSLMLDMSSLGSVEPIQPVCTPRDITLKFLRTSSHVLRREELQQHAQSLTQLQEEFSKIPPNFVSPEELEIPGRASKDRYKTILPNPESRVCLRRAGNQEEDSYINANYITGYAGRPREYIATQGPMLNTVTDFWEMVWQEEAPLIVMITKLQERKEKCVHYWPEKEGTYGPFTIRVQGMSECVEYMVRDLSIQLEGECRQVKHILFPSWPDQQTPESAKPLLHLVSKVEETLQAAASPGPIVVHCSAGIGRTGCFIATRIGCQQLKDKGEVDILGIVCRLRIDRGGMIQTSEQYQFLHHTLALYASQLPEVGGH; from the exons ATGGTACAAGCCTGTTTGGTGTGCTCTAGAGTTCATaacagcagcctgccagcccGGGCAGCCGGGGCAGACATGGACAAGACGGACAAGCCTAGTCCCTCTGCCAAGAAGCACGTGCGTCTTCAGGAGAG GAGGGGCTCCAACGTGTCGCTGATGCTGGACATGAGCTCACTGGGGAGCGTGGAGCCCATCCAGCCTGTCTGCACGCCACGGGACATCACGCTGAAGTTCCTGAGGACGTCCAGCCACGtgctgaggagagaggagctcCAGCAACACGCCCAGAGCCTGACACAGCTCCAGGAGGAGTTTTCG AAAATCCCACCCAACTTTGTCAGTCCGGAGGAGCTGGAGATCCCTGGACGTGCCTCCAAGGACAGATACAAAACCATTCTCCCCA ATCCTGAGAGCCGGGTCTGTCTCAGGAGGGCAGGGAACCAGGAGGAAGACAGCTACATAAATGCCAACTACATCACG GGTTacgcggggcggccccgggagTACATTGCCACCCAGGGACCCATGCTGAACACCGTGACCGACTTCTGGGAGATGGTGTGGCAGGAGGAGGCGCCCCTCATCGTCATGATAACCAAGCTCCAGGAGCGCAAAGAG AAGTGCGTCCACTACTGGCCCGAGAAGGAGGGCACCTACGGCCCCTTCACCATCCGTGTGCAGGGGATGAGCGAGTGCGTGGAGTACATGGTCCGGGATCTCTCCATTCAG CTTGAAGGTGAATGCCGCCAGGTCAAACAcatcctcttcccttcctggcCGGACCAGCAGACACCTGAGTCAGCCAAGCCCCTGCTGCACTTGGTGTCCAAGGTGGAGGAGactctgcaggctgcagccagcccgGGGCCCATTGTTGTGCACTGCAG TGCAGGCATCGGCCGGACAGGCTGCTTTATCGCTACCAGGATCGGGTGCCAGCAGCTGAAGGACAAGGGGGAGGTGGATATCCTGGGAATTGTGTGCCGTCTCCGCATAGACAG AGGTGGGATGATCCAGACGAGCGAGCAGTACCAGTTCCTCCATCACACACTAGCTCTCTATGCTTCCCAGCTGCCGGAGGTGGGAGGCCACTAG